The following coding sequences lie in one Mesorhizobium sp. DCY119 genomic window:
- a CDS encoding sigma-54 dependent transcriptional regulator, with the protein MASDILIVDDEEDIRELVAGILSDEGHETRTAHDADSALASIADRVPRLVFLDIWLQGSRLDGLALLDQIKVMHPSLPVVMISGHGNIETAVSAIRRGAYDFIEKPFKADRLILIAERALETSKLKREVSELKMRSGESFDLIGMSSAMSQLRQTIERVAPTNSRVMIIGPSGSGKEQAARAIHALSARKTGPFVSVNSATITPERMEVELFGTESNGGGERKVGALEEAHRGILYLDEVADMPRETQSKILRVLVDQQFERVGGTKRVKVDVRIISSTAQNLEGMIAEGRFREDLYHRLAVVPVHVPGLAERREDIPYLVDGFIKQIARQAGIKPRRIGDDAMAVLQAHNWPGNVRQLRNNIERLMILVRADDVDAPITADLLPSEIGDVMPRAPNQSDQHIMALPLREAREMFEKEYLIAQINRFGGNISRTAEFIGMERSALHRKLKSLGV; encoded by the coding sequence ATGGCGTCTGACATTCTCATCGTCGATGACGAAGAAGATATCCGCGAACTTGTCGCCGGAATTTTGAGCGACGAGGGTCATGAAACCCGAACGGCCCACGATGCCGACAGCGCACTTGCGTCTATCGCCGATCGCGTGCCGAGGCTGGTGTTCCTCGACATCTGGCTGCAGGGTTCACGCCTCGACGGGCTGGCCTTGCTCGATCAGATCAAGGTGATGCACCCAAGCCTCCCGGTCGTGATGATATCGGGCCATGGCAATATCGAGACCGCGGTGTCGGCGATAAGGCGCGGCGCCTATGACTTCATCGAAAAGCCGTTCAAGGCCGACCGGCTGATCCTGATCGCCGAACGCGCGCTCGAAACATCGAAGCTCAAACGCGAAGTTTCCGAACTGAAGATGCGCAGCGGCGAATCCTTCGACCTGATCGGCATGTCGTCGGCCATGAGCCAGTTGCGGCAGACGATCGAGCGCGTTGCGCCCACCAACAGCCGCGTCATGATCATCGGCCCCTCGGGTTCCGGCAAGGAGCAGGCGGCCCGCGCCATCCATGCGCTTTCAGCGCGCAAGACCGGACCGTTCGTTTCGGTGAATTCGGCAACGATCACGCCCGAACGCATGGAGGTCGAGCTGTTCGGCACGGAATCGAATGGCGGCGGTGAGCGCAAGGTGGGCGCGCTGGAGGAAGCCCATCGCGGCATCCTGTATCTCGACGAAGTGGCCGATATGCCGCGCGAAACGCAGAGCAAGATCCTGCGCGTGCTCGTCGATCAGCAATTCGAGCGGGTAGGGGGCACCAAGCGCGTCAAGGTCGACGTGCGCATCATCTCCTCGACCGCCCAGAACCTCGAAGGCATGATCGCCGAGGGACGCTTCCGAGAGGATCTCTATCACCGTCTGGCGGTGGTCCCGGTCCATGTGCCAGGCCTTGCCGAGCGTCGCGAGGACATTCCCTATCTGGTCGACGGCTTCATCAAGCAGATTGCGCGACAGGCCGGCATCAAGCCGCGCCGCATCGGCGATGACGCCATGGCGGTGCTGCAGGCGCACAACTGGCCGGGCAATGTGCGCCAGCTTCGCAACAACATCGAACGCCTGATGATTCTGGTTCGCGCAGACGATGTCGACGCGCCGATTACGGCCGACCTCCTGCCTTCGGAGATCGGAGACGTCATGCCGCGGGCGCCCAATCAGTCCGACCAGCACATCATGGCGCTGCCGCTGCGCGAAGCGCGTGAAATGTTCGAGAAGGAATATCTGATCGCGCAGATAAACCGTTTCGGCGGCAACATCTCGCGCACGGCCGAGTTCATTGGTATGGAGCGATCGGCACTTCACCGAAAACTCAAATCGCTCGGGGTCTAA
- a CDS encoding PAS domain-containing sensor histidine kinase produces the protein MTTQSSIFSRSVFPAARADGRRLLALPGVIAVVGALLTAAVSFAILVGATPLTPNPTTTLILIGANAAFILFLAALVVREVHRILNARRTGKAASRLHVRIVTMFALVAAVPALAVAIIASITLNIGLDRWFEIRTKTIVNSSLSIADAYVLENGRNLMGTTLSMAYDLDNARALYSLDRTGFRNFMSQQAAGRSLAHAALIKADGSFVMTAETTADFPMPEPPPGAAAEANETPQMIEPRTRNIVGAIIKLKEIEGVYLYTIRLVDPEVIKAREIVRANTDEYRGLEVNRRTSQVALALPYLSLTLIVVLSAIWTGIAVADRLVRPIRQLIGAADDVSTGNLDVSVPVRQSDGDVASLGDTFNKMILQLKSQRNEILQAKDLVDERRRFSEAVLSGVTAGVIGVDPYGIVTIVNRSAETMLAISAETSMGQNLSAILPHVGRVFEICRSSGRPAYREQVTFYRAGAERTFNVQVTIEEDDNEHGEKSYVVTVDDITDLMQAQRTSAWADVARRIAHEIKNPLTPIQLSAERIKRRYGKVITEDREVFDQCTDTIIRQVGDIGRMVDEFSAFARMPKPEMRNIDLREALHEASFLVEVSRSDIAFERDFGSESLKGTFDSRLLSQAFGNVIKNAAEAIESTEREGNEPGVIRIQAQRQGAMIRVDVIDNGKGLPRENRQRLLEPYMTTREKGTGLGLAIVKKIIEDHGGQLELHDAPADFHGGRGAMISILLPSATEASAKGQGGGNVENERETEKVDNGV, from the coding sequence ATGACGACTCAGAGTTCAATATTCTCGCGATCTGTCTTCCCGGCAGCGCGCGCAGACGGCAGGCGGCTTCTGGCTTTGCCCGGCGTCATAGCCGTGGTTGGCGCGCTGCTGACCGCAGCAGTGTCGTTCGCCATTCTGGTCGGTGCGACCCCGCTCACGCCCAATCCGACGACGACGCTGATTCTCATTGGCGCCAATGCTGCGTTCATCCTGTTCCTTGCCGCGCTGGTGGTGCGCGAGGTTCACCGCATTCTCAATGCGCGGCGGACCGGCAAGGCGGCGTCACGCCTTCATGTGCGCATTGTCACGATGTTCGCGCTGGTTGCAGCGGTGCCCGCACTTGCGGTGGCGATCATTGCTTCGATCACGTTGAACATCGGCCTCGATCGCTGGTTCGAAATCCGCACCAAGACGATCGTCAATTCCTCGCTCTCGATCGCCGATGCCTATGTCCTGGAAAACGGTCGCAATCTCATGGGCACGACGCTGTCGATGGCCTACGACCTAGACAATGCAAGAGCACTCTACAGCCTCGACCGGACAGGCTTTCGCAATTTCATGAGCCAGCAGGCCGCCGGCCGTTCGCTGGCACATGCGGCACTGATCAAGGCGGACGGATCGTTTGTGATGACGGCGGAGACGACCGCCGATTTTCCCATGCCGGAGCCGCCGCCCGGAGCGGCGGCAGAGGCAAATGAAACGCCGCAGATGATCGAGCCGCGCACCCGCAACATCGTCGGGGCAATCATCAAGCTGAAGGAGATCGAAGGGGTCTACCTCTACACGATCCGCCTCGTCGATCCGGAGGTCATCAAGGCCCGGGAAATCGTGCGCGCCAACACCGACGAGTATCGCGGCTTGGAAGTAAACCGCCGCACCTCGCAGGTAGCACTCGCGCTTCCTTATCTGTCGCTCACGCTGATCGTCGTTCTGTCGGCTATCTGGACCGGTATCGCGGTCGCGGATCGCCTCGTACGTCCGATCCGGCAGTTGATCGGTGCTGCCGACGACGTCTCCACAGGCAATCTCGATGTTTCCGTGCCGGTGCGTCAGTCCGATGGCGATGTTGCCTCGCTGGGTGACACGTTCAACAAGATGATCCTGCAGCTCAAGTCGCAGCGTAACGAAATCCTGCAAGCCAAGGATCTGGTGGACGAGAGGCGGCGTTTTTCCGAAGCCGTTCTGTCCGGCGTAACGGCCGGCGTCATCGGCGTTGATCCTTACGGCATCGTGACCATCGTCAATCGCTCCGCCGAGACCATGCTGGCGATATCGGCCGAAACCTCGATGGGTCAGAACCTGTCCGCCATTCTGCCGCATGTCGGCCGCGTATTCGAAATCTGCCGCAGCTCAGGCCGCCCTGCATATCGTGAGCAGGTGACGTTCTACCGCGCCGGCGCGGAGCGCACCTTCAATGTGCAGGTGACGATCGAAGAAGACGACAACGAGCATGGCGAGAAATCCTACGTCGTGACCGTCGATGACATTACCGACCTGATGCAGGCGCAGCGCACATCTGCCTGGGCCGATGTCGCGCGGCGCATCGCCCATGAAATCAAGAACCCGCTGACCCCGATCCAGCTCTCTGCCGAGCGCATCAAGCGCCGCTACGGCAAGGTCATCACCGAGGATCGCGAGGTTTTCGATCAGTGCACCGACACGATCATCCGGCAGGTCGGCGATATCGGCCGCATGGTCGACGAATTCTCCGCCTTCGCACGCATGCCTAAACCGGAAATGCGGAACATCGACCTGCGCGAGGCGCTGCATGAAGCCTCTTTCCTGGTCGAGGTCAGCCGTTCCGATATCGCTTTCGAGCGTGATTTCGGCAGCGAGTCGCTGAAGGGCACTTTCGACAGCCGCCTTCTGTCCCAGGCATTCGGCAACGTCATCAAGAATGCGGCTGAGGCGATCGAATCCACGGAGCGGGAGGGTAATGAACCGGGGGTCATCCGGATACAGGCGCAGCGCCAGGGCGCGATGATTCGCGTCGACGTGATCGACAACGGAAAGGGCCTGCCACGCGAGAATCGCCAACGGCTTCTCGAGCCCTATATGACCACACGTGAAAAAGGTACCGGCCTTGGCCTCGCGATCGTCAAGAAGATCATCGAGGACCATGGCGGGCAATTGGAACTTCATGACGCACCCGCCGATTTCCACGGCGGGCGCGGCGCGATGATCAGCATTCTGCTTCCTTCCGCCACCGAAGCTTCGGCTAAGGGGCAAGGTGGCGGGAACGTTGAAAACGAACGAGAAACTGAAAAGGTCGATAATGGCGTCTGA